A region from the Ctenopharyngodon idella isolate HZGC_01 chromosome 13, HZGC01, whole genome shotgun sequence genome encodes:
- the LOC127525466 gene encoding dentin sialophosphoprotein-like — MTLSKFLAAGKKTEPTSPWKKARIFPMMFGKGKKDKDYAKLTSARRIGSQESLTGGASPTSMDDISPARSRLGKVLKRINLAKKLQIRRKSQSSISRSSVSEKDESAAESEIEDKKSKVSISVSEPEASGSGSEPESRKKGSDEEESSDRSSVAGSTDDKDYLKVDLDRDDANESTVDSESEPEEPDESDAESKSKSGTEKSGTEKDSEAESASEKESETEKGSGSEEESGSEEESGSGKTSGTEKESGSGTEKSGTEEESSAEKSSATEKESEEESEEESKGTEESGSGSEPSSARSSMKSSRTEGSSERSSAGTRSSRSGSVSGSASGTPSGSGSGGSSKGSSARSSVRSSQASASGEESSGEIGSASGSEEASETEMSGSAPSDDTGSDAVSVSGSERSSTSSRSAAGSRRSRKSIITRSSQDTIDEESEEEEEEASEKEEEDETAEESRESASEMSDGSMSRRSSVISAAESGGTPYATENSVIESSDETFGGLSPITEVDEDAITSGSGSASESGSMSRSKQSGTEGTTEVTDADSESGDSTAL, encoded by the coding sequence ATGACGCTCAGCAAGTTTCTCGCTGCCGGGAAGAAAACGGAACCTACCTCTCCCTGGAAGAAGGCCAGGATCTTCCCAATGATGTTTGGGAAAGGGAAGAAAGACAAAGATTATGCCAAGCTGACATCTGCACGTCGTATCGGTAGCCAAGAGAGCTTGACGGGTGGGGCGAGCCCCACTTCCATGGATGACATATCCCCTGCCAGGAGTCGACTTGGGAAAGTCCTGAAACGCATTAATCTGGCAAAGAAGTTGCAAATTAGAAGGAAATCACAGAGCAGCATCAGTCGAAGTTCTGTGAGTGAGAAAGACGAGTCTGCAGCCGAGTCAGAGATAGAAGATAAGAAATCTAAAGTGTCCATCAGTGTCAGTGAGCCAGAGGCCAGCGGGAGTGGATCAGAGCCAGAGAGCCGAAAGAAAGGTTCAGACGAGGAGGAATCGTCTGATAGGAGCAGTGTAGCAGGCTCCACTGATGACAAGGATTATCTGAAAGTGGATCTGGACCGAGATGATGCCAATGAGAGCACAGTCGATTCTGAATCAGAGCCAGAAGAACCAGACGAATCTGATGCGGAGAGTAAATCCAAATCTGGGACTGAGAAGTCGGGAACCGAAAAGGATTCCGAGGCAGAGTCAGCATCCGAGAAAGAATCTGAAACCGAGAAAGGGTCAGGTTCAGAGGAGGAATCCGGCTCGGAGGAAGAGTCAGGGTCTGGAAAGACTTCAGGAACAGAAAAGGAATCTGGATCTGGGACTGAAAAATCAGGAACCGAGGAAGAGTCCAGTGCCGAGAAGAGTTCTGCCACAGAAAAAGAGTCTGAGGAAGAATCTGAAGAAGAGTCTAAAGGAACAGAAGAGTCAGGATCGGGATCAGAGCCGTCTTCTGCTCGCTCATCAATGAAATCATCCCGTACTGAAGGTTCCTCGGAGCGTTCAAGTGCAGGAACGCGAAGCAGCAGAAGTGGAAGTGTTTCCGGTAGTGCAAGTGGTACTCCGAGTGGCAGTGGATCAGGTGGCAGCTCCAAGGGGTCTTCAGCACGGTCTTCAGTAAGGTCATCACAAGCATCAGCATCTGGTGAGGAGAGCAGTGGTGAGATCGGGTCAGCGAGTGGTTCTGAAGAGGCATCTGAGACAGAAATGAGCGGATCTGCTCCATCGGATGACACTGGATCAGATGCTGTTTCTGTGTCCGGCAGTGAGAGAAGCTCTACAAGCTCcagatcagcagcaggaagccGACGCTCTCGCAAGAGCATAATTACCCGATCGTCCCAGGACACCATTGATGAGGAgagtgaggaggaggaggaagaggctTCTGAAAAAGAAGAGGAGGATGAAACAGCAGAGGAGAGCAGAGAGTCTGCCAGTGAGATGAGTGATGGATCAATGTCACGGAGGTCAAGTGTGATCTCAGCGGCAGAAAGTGGAGGCACACCGTACGCCACAGAGAACAGCGTGATTGAGAGTTCAGATGAAACATTTGGAGGCCTCTCGCCCATCACAGAGGTAGATGAGGATGCCATAACCTCTGGCAGTGGCTCAGCATCTGAGAGTGGCTCTATGAGTCGCTCAAAGCAATCAGGAACCGAAGGAACCACAGAAGTAACAGATGCAGATTCCGAATCAGGAGATTCCACAGCTTTATAA